One window of the Micromonas commoda chromosome 11, complete sequence genome contains the following:
- a CDS encoding predicted protein → MRRRATTLALVAAIWASARGARAVPAVCTEARLEGLPTLCAVAAPDTVQTGPNSAAACCDELRELNDARCFCSEPFLGLDATRQGALVPALATAPRRCGVDTRVGRACRSVAGDDGAEAEAEAPRLGDETREDGAAETCPTRTLIRLVQDGCAGALTETCCDTIDALNARSCFCEDDVVDVLRSFPASFRRMFAETSAECGFVVRGGRRCEPFPAKPPTPPAPFPPFPPYPPYPPTPPTPPTPPSEAAIKGSNEGPTRAPDQRVDVVRVCDPGAYVSLLDVQRCDVTLLVTAPASDDATALDACCESIGLLDQALCLCDPNIASLIAQTRFASTPMLNSVYGSCGFRISTLDSNGTCVRVGSPMFGPPPLRGRPPRPSRPPSPSPPVPGAPRGPSGPPGPPGRTVVLAGAGRVPGSAKDPPLYFVSKCPPWVRRCGYRDWKDWEEDDAVFPTNPTRLPPSLMMDYEEYFDG, encoded by the coding sequence atgcggcgccgcgcgacgactctcgcgctcgtcgcggcgatttgggcgtccgcgcgcggcgcgcgggcggtccCCGCCGTCTGCACCGAGGCGCGCCTGGAGGGGTTGCCGACGCTgtgcgcggtcgccgcgcccgacacCGTCCAAACCGGCCCgaactccgccgcggcgtgctgcGACGAGCTGCGAGAGCTCAACGACGCGCGGTGCTTCTGCTCGGAGCCGTTCCTGGggttggacgcgacgcgacagggcgcgctcgtcccggcgctggcgacggcgccgcggaggtgcggCGTCGACACGCGCGTGGGTCGCGCGTGCCGGTCcgtggcgggcgacgacggcgccgaggcggaggcggaggcgccgcgtcTCGGAGACGAGACGcgggaggacggcgccgctgAGACGtgtccgacgaggacgctgATACGACTCGTCCAGGACGGatgcgcgggggcgctcaCGGAGACGTGCTGCGACACCATCGACGCCCTcaacgcgcgctcgtgcttctgcgaggacgacgtcgtggacgttCTCCGGTCGTTTCCCGCCAGTTTCCGGCGCATGTTCGCCGAGACGAGCGCCGAGTGCGGCTTTGTCGtgcggggcgggcgacggtGCGAACCGTTCCCGGCGAAACCACCCactccccccgcgccgttcccgccgttcccgccctACCCGCCCTACCCACCGAccccgccgaccccgccgaccccgccgagcgaggcggcgatcaaAGGGTCCAACGAGGGTCCAACGAGGGCCCCCGATCAAAGGGTCGACGTGGTGCGCGTGTGCGACCCGGGCGCGTACGTCtcgctcctcgacgtccagcgATGCGACGTAACGCTCCTCGTAACGGCTCCCGCGTCCGACGATGcgaccgcgctcgacgcgtgtTGCGAGAGCATCGGGTTACTCGACCAGGCGCTGTGCCTGTGCGACCCGAacatcgcgtcgctcatcGCGCAGACGaggttcgcgtcgacgccgatgcTGAACTCGGTTTACGGGTCGTGCGGCTTTCGTATAAGTACGCTGGACTCGAACGGAACGTGCGTTCGCGTGGGGTCACCGATGTTtggcccgccgccgttgcgaggtaggccgccgaggccgtcgaggccgccgtcgccgtcgccgccggtcccCGGGGCACCGCGCGGTCCTTCCGGGCCGCCCGGTCCGCCGGGGCGGACCGTcgtgctcgccggcgcggggcgcgtccCGGGATCGGCGAAAGATCCTCCGCTGTATTTCGTGAGTAAGTGTCCGCCGTGGGTGCGAAGGTGCGGGTACCGCGATTGGAAGGAttgggaggaggacgacgcggtgttCCCGACCAACCCAACCCGGCTGCCGCCATCGCTGATGATGGACTACGAGGAATACTTTGACGGGTGA
- a CDS encoding predicted protein, producing MDLASLCSGSRSSGNFSSAAGIANWTRAKGVALALAPHARPPVHTRSITAECSTNDDRLALPRGAHARALRASGRQSG from the exons ATGGATCTCGCGAGCCTCTGCAGTGGGTCGAGGTCCTCG GGGAACTTTTCATCTGCCGCAGGCATCGCAAATTGGACCCGCGCCAAGGgagtcgcgctcgccctcgcacCGCACGCTCGACCCCCAGTTCACACTCGATCGATCACCGCAGAGTGTTCGACGAACGATGATCGCCTCGCTctgccccgcggcgctcacgcccgcgcgcttcgcgcgtcGGGCCGCCAATCCGGATAA
- a CDS encoding predicted protein, producing EIAGFDHLQVLALDGNDITGIPAAIGALASMEQCYLSNNSLESVPPELGDCVSLETLWLNGNQLTSIPKELANLVALETLDLSDNLLETLPSELANLDLLEQLDIYNN from the coding sequence GAGATTGCCGGCTTCGACCATCTCCAGGTTTTGGCCCTGGACGGCAACGACATCACCGGTatccccgccgccatcggcgcgctgGCGTCCATGGAGCAGTGCTACCTCAGCAACAACTCGCTCGAGAGCGTCccccccgagctcggcgactgCGTGTCCCTCGAGACCCTCTGGCTCAACGGCAACCAGCTCACGTCCATCcccaaggagctcgccaacctcgtcgcgctggagACCCTGGACCTCTCCGACAACCTGCTCGAGACCCTCCCCTCGGAGCTGGCAAACCTCGACCTGCTCGAGCAGCTGGACATCTACAACAAC
- a CDS encoding predicted protein: MPSTDTTTSTSHFEILPAGLPPSGSRASVPASAKDDPRWARRAAEALASSSGADIARVQATLQELRKCQEAVSEQLGETREAVLWLQRLEVVEQQMILIPDYQVKARKLAHDMKNVEERLLKAKKRAEKLIGHELPSHPEEDE; this comes from the coding sequence ATGCCGTCCACCGACACgaccacgtccacgtcgcacTTCGAGATTCTCCCCGCGGGCCTGCCCCCGTCGGGTTCCCGCGCGTCGgtcccggcgtccgcgaaggacgaccctcgatgggcgcgtcgcgcggccgaggcgctcgcgtcctcgtccggcgCCGACATCGCGCGGGTGCAGGCGACGCTCCAGGAGCTGCGGAAGTGCCAGGAGGCGGTGTCAGAACAGCTCGGGGAGACCAGGGAGGCGGTGCTGTGGCTGCAGAGGCTCGAGGTGGTGGAGCAGCAGATGATCCTCATCCCAGACTACCAGGTGAAGGCTCGGAAGCTCGCGCACGACATGAAAAACGTGGAGGAGCGGCTGCTGAAGGCGAAGAAACGGGCGGAGAAGCTCATCGGACACGAGCTACCGAGCCaccccgaggaggacgaatAG